One genomic segment of Ferrimonas sp. YFM includes these proteins:
- a CDS encoding DNA-3-methyladenine glycosylase I, with protein MSKMEKFEAIWQRAAERKGGDDALKALLPAPATQTLPSDDRLLSAMSAQIFKSGFVWRVVDNKWPAFEEAFWGFEPHKLVLMSPEQLDQRMQNPALIRHGKKMQAVLDNARMVAELAQEHGSFGQWLSQWQSQEVVALWAELKKRGARLGGNTGPYFLRMVGIDTFLMTGDVTSYLQAHQLIEGSPTSKRALTQAQACFNQWQQQSGLPLASISRVISCSVGDNRLGVSH; from the coding sequence ATGAGTAAGATGGAAAAGTTTGAGGCGATCTGGCAACGGGCCGCCGAGCGCAAGGGGGGCGATGACGCCCTGAAGGCCCTGCTGCCGGCCCCGGCCACACAGACCCTGCCCAGCGATGACAGGCTGCTGTCCGCCATGAGCGCCCAGATCTTCAAATCGGGATTCGTCTGGCGGGTGGTGGACAACAAATGGCCCGCTTTCGAAGAGGCGTTCTGGGGTTTTGAGCCCCACAAGCTGGTGCTGATGTCTCCGGAGCAGCTGGATCAGCGAATGCAGAACCCGGCCCTGATCCGCCACGGCAAGAAGATGCAGGCGGTGCTGGACAACGCCCGTATGGTCGCAGAGCTGGCCCAGGAGCATGGCAGCTTTGGCCAATGGCTCAGCCAGTGGCAGAGCCAGGAGGTGGTGGCGCTCTGGGCTGAGCTGAAAAAGCGCGGTGCCCGCCTGGGCGGCAACACAGGTCCCTATTTCCTGCGAATGGTGGGGATAGACACCTTCCTGATGACCGGAGACGTGACCTCCTATCTGCAGGCGCATCAGCTGATAGAGGGGAGCCCCACCAGTAAGCGGGCACTTACTCAGGCTCAGGCCTGCTTCAACCAGTGGCAGCAGCAGAGCGGTCTGCCCCTGGCCAGCATCTCCCGGGTGATCTCCTGTTCTGTGGGGGACAACCGCCTGGGAGTGAGTCACTGA
- a CDS encoding LysR family transcriptional regulator — MNRSIDIKFLKTFACVADKGSYSDAAASLFMTQPAVSQHVRKVEEHFGKRLLEKSSGLKLTREGQLVFHYSQRAIRLQDEMMSEFAKLDQQQFLKISISDGIRNDLVSAIAQVISESASLNLSISRFSVMTPAIIDESDLTLGFAWPEEKSLARDILVEHPMSLVCPQGETAVSKVVFSTMLEQSLARRIIEESGLESDEESQWLQSESASLLGDAPQAPGQAVVLPSWSLPQEVEQRALEAYPLGFFLRASNQFRKHFDMYALTDRIRDLVTPAP; from the coding sequence ATGAATCGCTCTATCGATATCAAGTTTCTGAAAACCTTTGCCTGTGTCGCAGACAAAGGCAGCTACAGTGATGCCGCCGCCTCACTGTTTATGACCCAACCTGCTGTGTCTCAACACGTGCGCAAGGTGGAGGAACATTTTGGCAAACGCCTGCTGGAGAAAAGCTCAGGGCTGAAACTGACCCGGGAGGGGCAGTTGGTGTTTCACTACAGCCAGAGGGCAATTCGCCTGCAGGATGAGATGATGAGCGAGTTTGCCAAACTGGATCAGCAGCAGTTTCTGAAGATCTCCATCAGCGATGGCATACGTAACGATCTGGTCAGTGCCATCGCCCAGGTCATCTCCGAGTCCGCCAGTCTCAACCTCTCCATCTCCCGTTTCTCGGTAATGACCCCCGCCATCATTGATGAGTCTGATCTGACACTGGGGTTTGCCTGGCCGGAGGAAAAATCCCTGGCCAGAGACATCCTGGTGGAACACCCCATGAGCCTGGTATGCCCACAGGGGGAAACCGCCGTCTCCAAGGTGGTGTTCAGTACCATGCTGGAACAGAGCCTCGCCAGAAGGATCATCGAAGAGAGTGGCCTGGAAAGTGATGAAGAGAGCCAGTGGCTGCAGAGTGAATCCGCCAGCCTGCTGGGAGACGCGCCTCAGGCACCGGGACAGGCGGTGGTGCTGCCCAGCTGGAGCCTGCCCCAGGAGGTGGAACAGCGCGCTCTTGAGGCCTACCCCCTGGGCTTTTTCCTGCGCGCCTCCAACCAGTTCAGGAAACACTTCGACATGTATGCCCTAACCGATAGGATTCGTGATCTGGTGACGCCGGCCCCTTAG
- a CDS encoding prepilin peptidase, producing the protein MGGPVLLIILSLVSLVAINSDIRHRKISNITVIFAGLLSAFIAFTGPMEQIQLLLPIIIIAVGVALMMLNILGAGDTKLLAAYSLGINPELFPGVLMVITLMGATIAIAMMIVNRQKARERGVPYGPAIAVGGCLGVILSNLGP; encoded by the coding sequence GTGGGGGGACCTGTGCTGTTGATTATTCTTTCACTAGTGAGTCTGGTGGCGATTAATAGCGACATAAGACATAGAAAAATTTCAAATATTACAGTCATTTTTGCCGGACTGCTCTCTGCCTTTATTGCGTTTACCGGCCCCATGGAGCAGATCCAGCTGCTGCTTCCGATCATTATTATTGCTGTCGGCGTAGCATTAATGATGCTTAATATTCTGGGCGCCGGCGACACCAAACTGCTGGCGGCCTACTCTCTGGGGATCAATCCCGAGTTGTTCCCCGGGGTGCTGATGGTGATCACCCTGATGGGAGCAACCATCGCCATTGCCATGATGATCGTCAATCGCCAAAAAGCCAGAGAGAGAGGGGTCCCCTATGGTCCCGCCATCGCCGTCGGCGGCTGCCTGGGGGTGATACTCAGTAACCTCGGCCCTTGA
- a CDS encoding Flp family type IVb pilin, producing the protein MFDYIKSKFYLSFGQYIKDERGVTAVEYAIIAVAMSAIILVVFNDGSLKTALTDAVGSIKTNMTSATTAN; encoded by the coding sequence ATGTTCGATTACATCAAGTCCAAATTCTACCTCTCTTTCGGTCAGTACATTAAAGACGAGCGTGGTGTAACCGCAGTAGAATACGCCATTATCGCTGTAGCAATGTCCGCCATTATCCTGGTTGTATTCAACGATGGCTCCCTGAAGACCGCTCTGACTGACGCCGTAGGCTCCATTAAGACCAACATGACTTCTGCGACTACTGCCAACTAA
- a CDS encoding pilus assembly protein N-terminal domain-containing protein, with protein MMIMRVTAWLVALLVTVVMALIPATAATYNLDEGGAKTLRSSKPIDTVFISNAKVADYKVVDNHKVVVFGVSPGLSTVILYDQEGGIGQSHPGGQPQSQGAGAAGGRSLPG; from the coding sequence ATGATGATTATGAGAGTAACGGCCTGGCTGGTGGCCCTGCTGGTGACCGTGGTCATGGCACTGATCCCCGCCACCGCCGCCACCTACAACCTGGATGAGGGGGGCGCCAAGACCCTGAGATCCAGCAAGCCCATCGATACCGTGTTCATCTCCAACGCCAAGGTGGCGGACTACAAGGTGGTGGACAACCACAAGGTCGTAGTGTTTGGTGTCTCCCCCGGATTGTCCACCGTGATCCTGTACGATCAAGAGGGGGGAATTGGCCAATCACACCCTGGTGGTCAACCTCAATCCCAAGGTGCTGGAGCAGCTGGTGGCCGCTCACTACCCGGATGA
- a CDS encoding general secretion pathway protein GspD: MANHTLVVNLNPKVLEQLVAAHYPDEKITIRNVLEQVVLEGTVSSESVKQSVYELVGEMLTKEVQVNEIVLNDTNGYELANLEYGRTSLYRGVINNLKVLTTEQINVKLTVAEVSSGLLSQLGVQYGSEGAEAGQFVDYLTNFSADDIISVISAKKDETLGQVLAEPNLSVISGETASFLVGGEIPIAVRTDDTVSVTYKEYGIMLNLVAKVMDSDNIRLSLMPEVSSIDPQNTYDSTIANIPALRTRRAHTTVQLKDGQSFVLAGLLTSEERELLSRVPLLGDIPVLGSLFSHTESDYTKTELIIVATVNLVQPTSPERVRLPMMQRTSDLERLLGIEFSNPQQPELQEVLTQGGFR, encoded by the coding sequence TTGGCCAATCACACCCTGGTGGTCAACCTCAATCCCAAGGTGCTGGAGCAGCTGGTGGCCGCTCACTACCCGGATGAGAAGATCACCATCCGCAATGTGCTGGAGCAGGTGGTGCTGGAGGGCACCGTCTCCAGTGAATCGGTCAAGCAGTCGGTCTATGAGTTGGTGGGTGAGATGCTGACCAAGGAGGTTCAGGTCAATGAGATCGTCCTCAACGACACCAATGGCTATGAGCTGGCGAATCTGGAGTATGGCCGAACCAGCCTCTACCGCGGCGTCATCAATAACCTCAAGGTGCTGACCACAGAACAGATCAACGTCAAATTGACGGTGGCAGAAGTCTCCAGCGGCCTGCTGAGCCAGTTGGGTGTTCAATACGGATCCGAAGGGGCGGAAGCGGGTCAATTCGTGGATTACCTGACCAACTTCTCTGCCGATGACATCATCTCTGTCATCTCCGCCAAGAAGGACGAGACCCTGGGACAGGTGTTGGCTGAGCCTAACCTGTCGGTCATCTCCGGTGAAACCGCCAGCTTCCTGGTGGGCGGGGAGATCCCCATCGCCGTGCGCACCGACGACACCGTCTCTGTCACCTACAAAGAGTACGGCATCATGCTCAACCTGGTGGCCAAGGTGATGGACAGCGACAACATCCGTCTGTCGCTGATGCCCGAAGTGAGCTCCATCGATCCCCAGAACACCTACGACAGCACCATTGCCAACATTCCGGCGCTGCGCACCCGCCGTGCTCACACCACGGTTCAGCTGAAAGATGGTCAGAGCTTTGTTCTGGCCGGCCTGCTCACCTCGGAAGAGAGAGAGCTGCTGTCCCGGGTGCCCCTGCTGGGAGACATTCCGGTGCTGGGCAGCCTGTTCAGCCATACCGAGTCCGATTACACCAAGACTGAGCTGATCATTGTGGCCACGGTCAACCTGGTGCAGCCCACCTCGCCTGAGCGTGTGCGCCTGCCGATGATGCAACGCACCAGCGATCTGGAACGGCTGCTGGGGATCGAGTTCAGCAACCCTCAGCAACCTGAACTGCAAGAGGTTCTGACCCAGGGAGGTTTCCGATGA